A single window of Onychomys torridus chromosome 8, mOncTor1.1, whole genome shotgun sequence DNA harbors:
- the Evi2b gene encoding protein EVI2B, whose protein sequence is MDSKYFILILLCQYLNSTFFSETEAISTEQQTQSTLLTSPMLHVTTNSQNTAGNALSQTTQVNISSGQQLLPAKITPGQPTPAVYVSSTEPILHTSARPLAYNITRQAISTANNSFPQTSLPGFTLANQTSPSTHNSTEQPPRPLVYTSTQQPWSPAPTSSGKPVLQTVHNQPIKPTPTIYTPRTSNSPRNTAPFTSEPTSGKGTTAHKTNPNAIAAILIGAIIVSMLVAILMIILWKYLRKPVLNDQNWAGRSPFADGETPDMCMDNIRESEGATKRTSVVSLMTWKPSKSTLLADDLEVKLFESSEHINDTNNLKTESVKDQINGVSEDSADRSTIGTAVSSSDDADLPLPPPLLDLDGNLSDKPTMVIVSPLPNDSTNFQSSPDSLNQACEDLNSNIKEPFLPPPDSNLPLLAVDFINSQESNHKTQCQEFSTPNFHQDFTDSLPPPPPELL, encoded by the coding sequence ATGGATTCCAAGTATTTCATCTTAATTTTGCTATGCCAATACCTGAACAGCACATTTTTCTCAGAGACAGAAGCAATTTCAACAGAGCAGCAAACACAGTCTACTCTACTCACATCACCAATGTTGCATGTTACAACTAATTCTCAAAACACAGCAGGGAATGCTTTAAGTCAAACAACACAAGTCAACATTTCTTCTGGACAACAATTACTGCCTGCCAAAATTACTCCAGGACAACCAACACCAGCTGTTTATGTTTCTTCTACAGAACCAATATTACACACTTCTGCAAGGCCACTTGCTTATAATATCACCAGACAAGCAATATCAACGGCCAACAACTCCTTCCCACAAACATCACTACCTGGGTTCACTTTGGCAAATCAAACATCACCTTCTACCCACAATTCCACTGAACAACCACCAAGACCTCTTGTCTACACTTCCACACAACAGCCATGGTCACCTGCTCCTACCTCTTCTGGAAAACCAGTACTACAGACTGTTCATAATCAACCCATAAAACCAACACCAACTATTTATACACCTAGGACTAGCAACTCACCAAGGAACACAGCACCATTCACTTCAGAACCAACAAGTGGGAAAGGAACAACTGCACATAAAACCAACCCCAATGCAATAGCTGCCATATTAATTGGTGCAATAATAGTTTCTATGTTGGTAGCTATACTCATGATTATACTGTGGAAATACTTGAGGAAACCAGTTTTAAATGACCAAAACTGGGCGGGTAGGTCTCCATTTGCTGATGGAGAAACACCAGACATGTGCATGGATAACATTAGAGAGAGTGAAGGAGCCACAAAACGCACATCAGTCGTTTCACTTATGACTTGGAAGCCAAGCAAAAGCACACTGTTAGCAGATGATTTAGAAGTTAAGTTGTTTGAATCAAGTGAACACATCAATGACACCAATAACCTCAAAACTGAGAGTGTAAAAGATCAAATAAATGGTGTATCAGAAGACAGTGCTGATCGCTCAACAATCGGTACAGCTGTGTCTTCTTCAGACGATGCAGATCTGCCCCTGCCACCTCCCCTTCTTGATCTGGATGGGAACCTATCTGACAAGCCCACAATGGTAATTGTATCTCCTCTACCAAATGATTCTACCAATTTCCAATCATCTCCAGACAGTCTAAATCAGGCATGTGAAGATCTTAATTCCAATATCAAAGAGCCATTTCTGCCACCCCCTGACTCTAACCTGCCTCTGTTAGCAGTAGATTTTATAAACAGTCAAGAGTCTAACCACAAGACTCAGTGCCAGGAGTTCTCTACTCCTAACTTCCATCAGGATTTTACTGActcgctgccaccaccacctccagagCTGCTGTAA
- the Evi2a gene encoding protein EVI2A, whose amino-acid sequence MEHTGQYLYLVFLMTTVCSLSPGTEANSTHLWANNITAWGSVNQNSTGRHPRGKSAAPATPAVDHRVSSLVPSPTVSGAPPSTPHVFRNSSPTTAIVDSTSKSHGETFKKDVCEENNSNMTMLICLIVIAVLFLICTLLFLSTVVLANKVSSLRRSKQAGKRQPRSNGDFLASSGLWTAESDTWKRVPERTGSKLLMQSTGVLTATRERKHEDGTEKLN is encoded by the coding sequence ATGGAGCACACAGGACAGTACCTTTATCTTGTTTTCCTCATGACAACAGTGTGTTCCTTGTCTCCAGGAACAGAAGCAAACTCCACACATCTGTGGGCTAACAACATCACCGCTTGGGGCTCTGTTAATCAAAACAGCACAGGCAGACATCCAAGGGGGAAGAGCGCAGCCCCTGCAACCCCCGCAGTGGATCACAGAGTGAGTTCGCTGGTACCGTCTCCCACTGTGTCTGGAGCCCCTCCATCTACACCCCATGTCTTCAGAAACAGCTCTCCAACCACAGCCATCGTTGACAGCACAAGCAAAAGTCATGgggaaacttttaaaaaggatgTCTGTgaggaaaacaacagcaacatgACCATGCTGATCTGCTTAATTGTAATCGCTGTGCTTTTCCTTATCTGTACTCTTCTATTTCTATCAACTGTGGTTCTGGCAAACAAAGTTTCATCTCTCAGAAGGTCAAAACAAGCAGGCAAGCGCCAGCCTCGGAGCAATGGTGACTTTCTGGCAAGCAGTGGGCTCTGGACTGCTGAATCGGACACTTGGAAAAGAGTGCCAGAGCGCACAGGCTCCAAGCTCCTGATGCAGTCTACTGGTGTGCTCACAGCTACCAGGGAAAGGAAGCATGAAGACGGAACTGAAAAACTCAACTAG